A genome region from Pseudanabaena sp. Chao 1811 includes the following:
- a CDS encoding CHAT domain-containing protein, which translates to MNQGLGIAIAVLLVSLPVQGVISEATMAQAAPEDRKVNADQLLNLGRQKYQAGQFESALQVWQQALAVYRAIKDRQGEGKSLDNLGKAYESLGKYDEAIASHTKSLEIAKELGERRSEAESLINLGVVYRSRGNYAQAIAYHEQGLAIAREIADRRAEGSALGNLGMNYYAQGNYPKAIDYHEQRLVIAREIKDRQGEGNAMGNLGNAYRAQGKFAKAIEYQEKRLAITRELKEVRGEGQALGFLGLVYRSLGDYPKSVEYYQQSLAIATKINDRLGKAKSLGYLGNVYYDLGDYPEAIKYHLSSLKAAQEIKDRRGEGKSLGYLGNAYEAQGKYDDAIKYYNSSLKIAREVKDIRGAGKTLSSLGSAYYHLGDYNQAITNHRSGLEIARSIKNRDGERIALSNLGLTFQKLDQPDLAIVFYKQSVNVSESIRQDIRKLDRDLQNSYLSNIEGSYRRLADLLLKQGRVMEALQILDLLKVQELEDYLKNVKGSDRSAQGVRLLAPEKAISDKLSSVSFDNSKEINSQLANQIQKLPKSEINKVPDYLQQIPQGTVLVYPLILSDRLEIILFSPNSLPISRTVQVSKEQLESLVSEFRAGLRDSSSEDYKEPAIALYKILIKPIEAELTQVKAQTILYAPDGTLRYIPLAALYDGQKWMAQRYQISNLIAYSLSDFSSKSKIMPNILAGAFGGKASEKKFGQQALPATIKEVQAIANTFQNSVALIEDEFSRQATEAKFKDYNVLHFATHAEFNQGVPDNSFIIFGNGDKIGLSEIAAWQIPHVELIVLSACQTGEGKLGSGVEILGFGYQVQKAGAKTAIASLWSVDDVATQVLMKSFYQEFQKGNVSTTEALNKAQISLIRSSEFNHPIYWSAFFAIGNGL; encoded by the coding sequence ATGAATCAAGGTTTGGGTATCGCCATTGCAGTATTGCTAGTTAGCTTACCTGTGCAGGGTGTGATCAGCGAGGCAACAATGGCTCAAGCAGCACCAGAAGACCGCAAAGTAAATGCAGATCAATTGCTTAATTTAGGTCGTCAAAAATATCAAGCTGGTCAGTTTGAGTCAGCCTTACAGGTATGGCAACAAGCCTTGGCAGTCTATCGAGCAATTAAGGATCGTCAGGGAGAAGGAAAGTCGCTAGATAATCTGGGAAAGGCTTACGAGTCGCTTGGTAAATATGATGAGGCGATCGCATCGCATACAAAGAGTTTAGAAATTGCGAAAGAGCTTGGAGAGCGTCGCAGCGAAGCAGAATCGCTAATCAATCTAGGTGTGGTCTATCGCTCTCGTGGTAACTATGCTCAAGCGATCGCATACCATGAACAGGGTTTAGCCATTGCCCGTGAAATTGCCGATCGCCGTGCGGAAGGCTCAGCCTTGGGCAATTTGGGCATGAATTACTATGCTCAGGGCAACTATCCGAAAGCGATCGATTACCACGAACAGCGTTTAGTGATTGCCCGCGAAATCAAGGATCGACAAGGCGAAGGCAATGCAATGGGCAATCTTGGCAATGCCTACCGCGCTCAGGGCAAATTTGCGAAAGCCATTGAATATCAAGAAAAGCGTTTAGCCATTACTCGCGAACTCAAGGAAGTACGCGGCGAAGGACAGGCTCTCGGTTTCCTCGGACTAGTTTATCGTTCCCTTGGCGACTATCCCAAATCCGTCGAATATTACCAGCAGAGCTTAGCGATCGCGACCAAGATTAATGATCGACTAGGCAAAGCCAAGTCTCTGGGGTACTTGGGTAATGTGTATTACGATCTAGGGGACTATCCAGAGGCAATTAAATATCACCTATCCAGCTTAAAAGCTGCTCAGGAAATTAAAGATCGGCGAGGGGAAGGAAAGTCCTTAGGATATTTAGGCAACGCTTATGAAGCTCAAGGGAAATATGATGACGCGATTAAATACTACAATTCCAGTTTAAAAATTGCCCGTGAAGTTAAAGATATCCGTGGAGCAGGAAAGACATTAAGCTCCTTAGGAAGTGCTTACTATCATCTGGGAGACTATAACCAAGCGATTACCAATCATCGATCAGGATTAGAAATTGCGCGTAGTATTAAAAATCGTGATGGCGAGAGAATTGCTCTTAGTAATCTTGGTTTGACTTTCCAAAAATTAGATCAACCTGATTTAGCGATTGTTTTCTATAAGCAGTCAGTCAATGTCAGTGAATCCATCCGCCAAGATATTCGTAAATTAGATCGCGATTTACAGAATTCCTATTTAAGTAATATTGAAGGTTCCTATCGCCGCCTTGCGGATTTATTGCTGAAGCAGGGTCGCGTGATGGAAGCGCTCCAAATTCTCGATTTGCTCAAGGTGCAAGAACTTGAAGACTATCTCAAAAATGTTAAAGGTAGCGATCGCTCGGCGCAGGGAGTGAGACTATTAGCACCAGAGAAGGCGATTAGCGATAAGCTATCATCAGTGAGCTTTGACAATAGCAAGGAAATCAATAGCCAACTTGCCAATCAGATCCAGAAACTTCCTAAATCAGAAATCAATAAAGTTCCTGACTATTTGCAACAAATCCCACAGGGAACAGTCCTTGTTTATCCCCTAATTTTAAGCGATCGCCTTGAGATTATTCTCTTCTCACCAAATTCGCTACCCATTAGCCGCACTGTCCAAGTCTCAAAAGAACAGCTTGAATCTCTAGTTAGCGAATTTAGGGCAGGACTGAGAGACAGTTCTTCAGAAGACTATAAAGAACCTGCGATCGCTCTTTATAAAATCTTGATTAAACCCATCGAAGCTGAACTCACACAGGTGAAAGCTCAGACCATTCTCTATGCGCCCGATGGAACTCTGCGCTATATCCCGCTTGCGGCTCTCTATGATGGTCAAAAATGGATGGCGCAAAGGTATCAAATTAGCAATCTGATTGCCTATAGCCTCTCCGACTTTTCATCCAAGTCCAAAATCATGCCGAATATCCTTGCAGGAGCCTTTGGCGGTAAGGCAAGTGAGAAGAAGTTTGGACAGCAAGCCTTACCTGCAACGATTAAAGAAGTACAGGCGATCGCCAATACCTTCCAAAATTCCGTTGCCCTCATCGAAGACGAGTTTAGCCGCCAAGCTACGGAAGCTAAATTTAAGGACTATAATGTGCTGCACTTTGCGACCCATGCCGAGTTTAACCAAGGTGTGCCAGACAACTCCTTTATCATTTTTGGCAATGGTGACAAAATTGGTTTAAGTGAAATCGCGGCTTGGCAGATTCCCCATGTGGAATTGATTGTACTCAGCGCTTGTCAAACTGGAGAGGGCAAGTTGGGAAGTGGCGTAGAGATATTAGGCTTTGGTTATCAAGTGCAGAAAGCAGGCGCAAAAACCGCGATCGCTTCTCTCTGGTCTGTCGATGATGTGGCAACACAGGTACTGATGAAGTCTTTTTATCAAGAATTTCAAAAGGGTAATGTCTCTACGACGGAAGCTCTAAATAAGGCACAAATTTCCTTAATTCGTTCATCAGAGTTTAATCACCCTATATACTGGTCAGCATTTTTTGCGATCGGCAATGGACTGTAG